From one Leifsonia soli genomic stretch:
- a CDS encoding SIS domain-containing protein gives MKGYITYASARATQAEELGRAIPLIADQVAARSALGQLAGPGPIFVGIGASLAAACAPVWELRSRGIHSLRLGAGDYPVPFPPSVHPIVGISQSGRSAETLAVLESVPQELRFAVVNSEPSPIGRIASTLSLGNLADSYASTLGYTATVAALGLLADSWDGGTPDAGWWRLAETFAEVEDRLTAPVSALAELFATVSSSDFVGAGPAVGSAEAGALLFREVARIPATGMSTRQYLHGSMESAGDGVHVVFGDSRELDLATTLADAGHHVVLVSAEAVDASPTLHPVLLPKLPAAQRAVLEALVMQILVGAVADVRGVEIEEFVFHNADTKVSVDAGGAA, from the coding sequence ATGAAGGGGTACATCACGTACGCGTCAGCACGCGCGACGCAGGCGGAGGAGCTCGGCCGGGCGATCCCGCTGATCGCCGACCAGGTCGCTGCCCGCTCCGCGCTCGGTCAGCTGGCCGGGCCCGGGCCGATCTTCGTGGGGATCGGAGCCAGCCTCGCCGCCGCGTGCGCGCCGGTGTGGGAGCTGCGGTCGCGGGGCATCCACTCGCTGCGTCTGGGGGCGGGCGACTACCCGGTGCCCTTCCCTCCGAGCGTGCATCCGATCGTCGGCATCTCGCAGAGCGGCCGCAGCGCGGAGACCCTCGCGGTGCTGGAGTCGGTGCCGCAGGAGCTGCGCTTCGCCGTCGTGAACAGCGAGCCGTCGCCGATCGGGCGCATCGCCTCGACGCTCTCGCTCGGGAACCTGGCCGACAGCTACGCGTCGACGCTGGGCTACACGGCCACCGTCGCCGCGCTCGGGCTGCTGGCGGACTCCTGGGACGGCGGGACCCCGGACGCCGGATGGTGGCGGCTGGCCGAGACGTTCGCCGAGGTGGAGGACCGTCTGACGGCTCCGGTCTCGGCGCTCGCCGAGCTCTTCGCCACCGTGTCGTCGAGCGATTTCGTCGGCGCGGGCCCGGCGGTGGGATCGGCCGAGGCGGGCGCGCTGCTGTTCCGCGAGGTCGCGCGCATCCCGGCGACCGGGATGAGCACCCGGCAGTACCTGCACGGCTCGATGGAGTCGGCGGGCGACGGGGTGCACGTGGTCTTCGGCGACAGCCGGGAGCTCGACCTCGCGACGACGCTGGCGGACGCCGGGCATCACGTGGTGCTCGTCTCGGCGGAGGCCGTCGATGCGTCCCCGACGCTGCACCCGGTGCTGCTGCCCAAACTGCCCGCCGCGCAGCGCGCGGTGCTCGAGGCGCTCGTCATGCAGATCCTCGTCGGAGCGGTCGCCGATGTGCGCGGAGTCGAGATCGAGGAGTTCGTGTTCCACAACGCGGACACCAAGGTGTCGGTGGATGCGGGAGGCGCCGCGTGA
- a CDS encoding BadF/BadG/BcrA/BcrD ATPase family protein produces MTASPLPVIVGLDAGGTKLGVRAETLDGSRVADVALPADEWSASPAGGAARWLDVRIRHVLPEGATVAALGVGAQGLDTVEHARELRAALGELGYRAAVVNDAELLVPAAGLRDGIGVIAGTGSIAVGADASGRTLFAGGWGWVIGDEGGAPAIVREATVAALRADDEGLPDDGLLAALERAFGVSSAPALARAVNDDPTPESWGPRAVAVFAAADGGSGLAVSVIDRAGSALAALIDRLVSRGATGSHIVVGGSVFAHQPRLLAAFSGAVAATHPGFTVVPLTDAPVAGAVELARRIVA; encoded by the coding sequence GTGACGGCGTCCCCGCTTCCTGTGATCGTGGGCTTGGATGCCGGAGGCACCAAGCTCGGCGTGCGCGCTGAGACCCTCGACGGCTCTCGCGTCGCCGACGTCGCCCTGCCGGCGGATGAATGGAGCGCATCCCCGGCAGGCGGCGCCGCACGGTGGCTGGATGTGCGCATCCGTCATGTGCTCCCCGAGGGGGCGACCGTCGCAGCCCTGGGCGTCGGCGCCCAGGGGCTCGACACGGTCGAGCACGCCCGCGAGCTCCGTGCCGCCCTCGGTGAGCTGGGATACCGCGCGGCCGTGGTGAACGACGCGGAACTGCTCGTCCCCGCTGCGGGTCTCCGCGACGGGATCGGCGTGATCGCCGGGACCGGCTCCATCGCGGTCGGTGCCGACGCCTCGGGCCGGACGCTGTTCGCCGGCGGCTGGGGCTGGGTCATCGGCGACGAGGGCGGTGCGCCCGCGATCGTGCGCGAGGCCACCGTCGCCGCGCTCCGCGCCGACGATGAGGGCCTTCCGGACGACGGCCTCCTCGCCGCTCTGGAGCGCGCCTTCGGTGTGTCGTCCGCCCCCGCGCTCGCCCGCGCCGTCAACGACGACCCCACCCCCGAAAGCTGGGGCCCGCGCGCCGTCGCCGTCTTCGCGGCGGCCGATGGCGGCTCCGGTCTGGCCGTGTCCGTGATCGACCGGGCGGGTTCCGCGCTCGCCGCGCTGATCGACCGGCTGGTCTCCCGCGGCGCCACCGGCTCGCACATCGTCGTGGGCGGCAGTGTCTTCGCCCATCAGCCGCGCCTGCTCGCGGCCTTCTCGGGGGCGGTCGCGGCGACGCATCCCGGGTTCACCGTCGTGCCGCTCACAGACGCACCGGTCGCCGGCGCCGTCGAGCTGGCCAGGCGCATCGTGGCGTGA
- the aldh gene encoding aldehyde dehydrogenase AldH — protein sequence MAIATINPTTGETLETFEPHTPEQLEEILAGAEAAYRGLADTTFEQRGAWMRAAADILDAELDEVAALVTTEMGKTIGTAKYEVSKSARGMRWYADHAAEYLAEEHPVAAGDVGASAVSVRYQPIGTVLAVMPWNYPFWQVIRFAAPALMAGNTGILKHASSVPQSALYLGSLFERAGFPAGAFQTVLVEGGAVAPLIDDRRIRAVTLTGSVGAGSSVAEAAGRNIKKSVLELGGTDVFVVMPSADIAAAAAAGVNARVQNSGQSCIAAKRYYVHTDVYDAFEEAFVAGMRAQVVGDPFDEATSFGPLATEQVRRDTHELVEDAVAKGATLLAGGELPEGPGWFYPATVLRDVTPEMRIFREECFGPVACLYRVASAEEAVERSNDSDFGLSSSVWTRDDEEAAFFQDRIEAGGVFVNGLTASFPQLPFGGIKDSGYGRELSAFGIREFTNVKTVWRA from the coding sequence ATGGCCATCGCCACCATCAACCCCACCACGGGCGAGACGCTCGAGACGTTCGAGCCGCACACGCCCGAGCAGCTGGAGGAGATCCTCGCCGGCGCCGAGGCAGCCTACCGCGGACTGGCCGACACCACCTTCGAGCAGCGGGGCGCATGGATGCGCGCCGCCGCCGACATCCTCGACGCCGAGCTCGACGAGGTCGCCGCGCTCGTCACCACCGAGATGGGCAAGACCATCGGGACGGCGAAGTACGAGGTGTCCAAGTCGGCGCGCGGAATGCGGTGGTACGCCGATCACGCCGCGGAGTACCTCGCCGAGGAGCACCCGGTCGCAGCGGGCGACGTCGGCGCCTCCGCCGTGAGCGTCCGCTACCAGCCGATCGGGACGGTGCTGGCGGTCATGCCGTGGAACTACCCGTTCTGGCAGGTGATCCGCTTCGCGGCTCCCGCGCTGATGGCGGGCAACACCGGCATCCTGAAGCACGCGTCGAGTGTGCCGCAGAGCGCGCTCTATCTCGGTTCGCTGTTCGAGCGTGCCGGGTTCCCGGCGGGCGCCTTCCAGACGGTCCTCGTCGAGGGCGGCGCGGTCGCCCCGCTCATCGACGACCGCCGCATCCGGGCCGTCACCCTCACCGGGTCGGTCGGTGCCGGGTCCTCCGTCGCCGAAGCGGCCGGCCGCAACATCAAGAAGTCGGTGCTGGAGCTCGGCGGCACGGATGTGTTCGTCGTCATGCCGTCCGCGGACATCGCGGCAGCGGCCGCCGCCGGGGTGAACGCCCGCGTGCAGAACTCGGGCCAGAGCTGCATCGCCGCCAAGCGGTACTACGTGCACACGGACGTCTACGACGCGTTCGAGGAGGCCTTCGTCGCAGGGATGCGCGCGCAGGTCGTCGGCGATCCGTTCGACGAGGCGACGTCGTTCGGTCCGCTCGCGACGGAGCAGGTGCGCCGCGACACGCACGAGCTGGTCGAGGATGCGGTGGCCAAAGGAGCGACCCTGCTCGCCGGAGGCGAGCTGCCGGAGGGTCCCGGGTGGTTCTACCCGGCGACGGTGCTGCGCGATGTCACCCCCGAGATGCGCATCTTCCGTGAGGAGTGCTTCGGTCCGGTGGCCTGCCTCTACCGCGTCGCGTCGGCCGAGGAGGCGGTCGAGCGCTCGAACGACTCCGACTTCGGCCTGAGCTCGAGCGTGTGGACCCGGGACGACGAGGAGGCCGCGTTCTTCCAGGATCGCATCGAGGCGGGAGGCGTCTTCGTCAACGGGCTCACGGCGTCCTTCCCCCAGCTGCCGTTCGGCGGTATCAAGGACTCCGGCTACGGACGCGAGCTGTCGGCGTTCGGCATCCGCGAGTTCACCAACGTGAAGACGGTCTGGCGGGCGTGA
- a CDS encoding substrate-binding domain-containing protein — translation MGEAKSEAAPRRPVTLTDVARRAGVSQPTASRVLNGSARTVADSYRRRVLDAARELGYTPNLAAQVIARGTSRTIALVISGISDPYFSAMASELMKQAAEYGMRVSIAVTDRRVDRELELVRELRGQQPQAIVLAGTGYVDPPNGDELVAELRRFEETGGRVVLISRTDLPFETVTFDNREGARELAAELSTLGYRRALVLGSATPLLSMQQRVDGFVEGFGGDATVAYPEFSWEGARDHIRALPDDVLGRVELVFAITDDMALGAIAGLRDRGRRIPQDVAVAGFDDITTLRDVVPALTTVHVPLDQVADETVRRALGGEAGGRTVPAHPVIRASTPPVRR, via the coding sequence GTGGGTGAGGCGAAGAGCGAGGCGGCGCCCCGACGTCCCGTCACGCTGACCGATGTCGCGCGGCGGGCGGGCGTCTCGCAGCCCACCGCGTCGCGGGTGCTCAACGGGAGCGCACGGACCGTCGCCGACAGCTACCGGCGGCGCGTGCTCGACGCGGCCCGCGAACTGGGCTACACGCCCAACCTCGCCGCCCAGGTCATCGCGCGCGGCACCTCCCGGACCATCGCCCTCGTGATCAGCGGCATCTCGGACCCCTACTTCTCGGCCATGGCCTCCGAGTTGATGAAGCAGGCGGCCGAGTACGGGATGCGCGTCTCGATCGCCGTCACGGACCGGCGCGTCGACCGCGAGCTGGAGCTGGTACGGGAGCTGCGCGGACAGCAGCCGCAGGCGATCGTGCTGGCGGGCACCGGGTACGTCGATCCGCCCAACGGCGACGAGCTCGTGGCCGAGCTGCGCCGGTTCGAGGAGACGGGCGGGCGGGTCGTGCTGATCAGCCGCACGGACCTGCCCTTCGAGACGGTGACCTTCGACAACCGCGAAGGCGCCAGGGAGCTGGCGGCGGAGCTGTCCACCCTCGGCTATCGTCGCGCGCTCGTTCTGGGCAGCGCCACACCGCTGCTCTCCATGCAGCAGCGCGTTGACGGCTTCGTCGAAGGCTTCGGCGGCGATGCGACCGTCGCCTACCCCGAGTTCTCCTGGGAGGGCGCGCGTGATCACATCCGCGCCCTTCCGGACGACGTGCTCGGCCGTGTCGAGCTGGTCTTCGCGATCACCGACGACATGGCCCTCGGCGCGATCGCCGGCCTGCGCGACCGGGGTCGTCGTATCCCGCAGGATGTCGCGGTCGCCGGCTTCGATGACATCACCACGTTGCGCGACGTCGTTCCCGCGCTGACGACCGTCCACGTGCCGCTCGACCAGGTCGCCGACGAGACGGTCCGCCGTGCGCTCGGCGGCGAGGCGGGAGGCCGAACGGTGCCGGCGCATCCCGTGATCCGCGCGTCCACCCCGCCGGTCCGTCGGTAG
- a CDS encoding substrate-binding domain-containing protein — MSENAPTLSDVAAHAGVSLATASRALNGSTRTVNPALQERVLASASALGYSPNIQAQAVARGTSNVVALVVGDIADPYFASIASGVIRVADERGLIVTITATGPYAGEASVAREQAALTALRGQRPRAVVLAGSRVVRRVAGNDAVPGAADPLGGAGANVAVIGGGAPEHRSIAVDNHGGAAALAHELLALGYGDFAVVAGPEELVTVRDRVDGFRSVVPSAAVAHAEFSRAGGHSAMAELLRSGARPECVFAVSDVMAIGAMAALREAGIAPGEQIAVAGFDDIPLVADVTPALTSVSLPLAEIGARALELALAEEPAADLPPVSAEVRVRASTPRR; from the coding sequence GTGAGCGAGAACGCCCCCACTCTGTCCGACGTCGCGGCGCACGCCGGCGTCTCCCTGGCGACCGCGTCCCGCGCGCTCAACGGCAGCACGCGGACGGTCAACCCCGCGCTGCAGGAGCGGGTGCTCGCGTCAGCCAGCGCGCTCGGGTACAGCCCCAACATCCAGGCGCAGGCCGTCGCACGGGGCACCAGCAACGTCGTCGCTCTCGTCGTCGGCGATATCGCCGATCCCTACTTCGCCTCCATCGCGTCCGGTGTCATCCGCGTGGCGGACGAGCGCGGGCTCATCGTCACGATCACGGCGACGGGGCCGTACGCAGGCGAGGCGTCCGTCGCCCGCGAGCAGGCGGCGCTGACCGCGCTCCGCGGACAGCGCCCGCGCGCGGTCGTCCTCGCCGGAAGCCGCGTGGTCCGCCGGGTCGCCGGCAACGACGCCGTCCCGGGCGCCGCCGATCCGCTCGGGGGCGCCGGCGCGAACGTCGCCGTCATCGGCGGGGGAGCCCCGGAGCACCGGTCGATCGCCGTCGACAATCACGGCGGGGCGGCCGCGCTCGCTCACGAGCTCCTGGCGCTGGGCTATGGCGACTTCGCCGTGGTGGCCGGCCCCGAGGAGCTCGTGACGGTCCGCGACCGCGTCGACGGTTTCCGGTCGGTCGTGCCATCGGCCGCGGTCGCCCACGCCGAGTTCTCCCGTGCGGGCGGCCACAGCGCGATGGCCGAGCTGCTCCGGTCCGGTGCGCGGCCCGAGTGCGTGTTCGCGGTGAGCGACGTGATGGCGATCGGCGCCATGGCCGCCCTCCGGGAGGCGGGGATCGCGCCGGGCGAGCAGATCGCGGTGGCGGGATTCGACGACATCCCGCTCGTCGCCGACGTCACCCCTGCCCTCACCTCGGTGTCGCTGCCGCTCGCCGAGATCGGAGCCCGCGCGCTCGAACTCGCGCTCGCGGAGGAGCCGGCCGCGGACCTGCCGCCGGTCTCCGCCGAGGTGCGCGTGCGCGCATCCACTCCGCGGCGCTGA
- a CDS encoding carbohydrate ABC transporter permease: MTTATVRTPDGPPTGEAPRRTVARTPLRTRSGLHIVPTLILIVGALYCVLPVLWIVIASTKTNDELFSTPSFVPSFTGGFWTNMQALFTYNNGIFGRWALNSVIYAVGGGVLSTVIAGAAGYALGKYAFTGSKWIFRLIVAAVLLPQIMLAIPQFLLLAKFGMTNTYASVILPQLVSPFAIYLCKIYAEASVPDEIMEAARIDGGSEWRIFWSVGSRLMMPALVTVFLLQFIGIWNNFLLPFVMINNDQLYPLTLGLYGLMIITGGQAAQYSIVIAGVLVSIVPLAVLFLSLQRYWKIDLISGGVKL; encoded by the coding sequence ATGACCACCGCGACCGTACGAACGCCCGACGGGCCGCCGACCGGCGAGGCGCCCCGGCGGACCGTCGCCCGGACTCCGCTGCGCACGCGGTCGGGTCTCCACATCGTCCCGACCCTCATCCTCATCGTCGGGGCGCTGTACTGCGTGCTCCCGGTGCTCTGGATCGTGATCGCCTCCACCAAGACCAACGACGAGCTGTTCTCGACGCCGTCCTTCGTCCCGTCGTTCACCGGCGGCTTCTGGACCAACATGCAGGCCCTGTTCACGTACAACAACGGCATCTTCGGCCGGTGGGCGCTGAACTCGGTGATCTACGCCGTCGGCGGCGGCGTGCTGTCCACCGTCATCGCCGGCGCGGCCGGCTACGCCCTCGGCAAGTACGCGTTCACCGGGTCGAAGTGGATCTTCCGGCTGATCGTCGCCGCCGTGCTGCTCCCCCAGATCATGCTCGCCATCCCGCAGTTCCTGCTGCTGGCGAAGTTCGGGATGACCAACACCTACGCCTCCGTCATCCTCCCGCAGCTGGTCTCGCCGTTCGCGATCTACCTGTGCAAGATCTACGCGGAGGCGTCCGTCCCCGACGAGATCATGGAGGCCGCCCGGATCGACGGCGGGAGCGAGTGGCGCATCTTCTGGTCGGTCGGGTCGCGGCTGATGATGCCGGCGCTGGTGACGGTCTTCCTCCTGCAGTTCATCGGGATCTGGAACAACTTCCTGCTCCCCTTCGTGATGATCAACAACGACCAGCTCTACCCGCTGACGCTGGGCCTGTACGGCCTGATGATCATCACCGGCGGTCAGGCGGCGCAGTACTCGATCGTGATCGCGGGCGTCCTGGTGTCGATCGTGCCGCTGGCCGTCCTCTTCCTGTCGCTCCAGCGGTACTGGAAGATCGACCTCATCTCGGGCGGCGTCAAGCTCTGA
- a CDS encoding carbohydrate ABC transporter permease — translation MAVIGAGTARRPRRRRTLLPVFLVAPAVILLLLFTVAPGVYAVILSFLQLKVGGGLLGGGDPTEVFAGFANYVTTLTDPEFWASLGRMLLIALIGVPLTVVLATTFALCLDAKRARLVGVTRLAIFLPYAVPGVVASLLWGFMYLPATSPIGGRFIDYFGSTGIFFSVANVAVWGVVGFNMVIIYTAVRSLPKELFEAAELDGASELQIALRIKLPLIAPAITMVALFSVIGALQLFNEPTTLKPLANAISSTWVPLMRVYTDAFVNNSIYEGAATSFILIVMTVAATVIVNLIGRRFARRETR, via the coding sequence ATGGCCGTCATCGGAGCCGGCACCGCCCGTCGACCCCGCCGCAGGCGCACCCTGCTGCCCGTGTTCCTCGTCGCCCCCGCCGTCATCCTGCTGCTGCTGTTCACGGTCGCGCCGGGCGTGTACGCGGTGATCCTCAGCTTCCTGCAGCTGAAGGTGGGCGGCGGGCTCCTCGGCGGCGGCGATCCGACCGAGGTCTTCGCCGGCTTCGCCAACTACGTGACGACGCTCACCGACCCGGAGTTCTGGGCGAGCCTCGGGAGGATGCTGCTGATCGCCCTGATCGGCGTGCCGCTGACCGTCGTGCTGGCCACGACCTTCGCCCTCTGTCTCGATGCCAAGCGCGCCCGCCTCGTCGGCGTGACCCGACTGGCGATTTTCCTGCCATACGCGGTGCCCGGCGTCGTCGCGTCGTTGCTCTGGGGCTTCATGTACCTCCCGGCGACCAGCCCGATCGGCGGCCGGTTCATCGACTACTTCGGCAGCACCGGAATCTTCTTCTCCGTCGCGAACGTGGCGGTCTGGGGAGTCGTCGGCTTCAACATGGTGATCATCTACACCGCGGTCCGCAGCCTCCCCAAGGAGCTGTTCGAGGCGGCTGAGCTCGACGGCGCGAGCGAGCTGCAGATCGCCCTGCGCATCAAGCTGCCTCTGATCGCCCCGGCCATCACCATGGTCGCGCTGTTCTCGGTCATCGGCGCTTTGCAGCTGTTCAACGAGCCGACGACCCTGAAGCCGCTCGCGAACGCCATCTCCTCCACCTGGGTGCCCCTGATGCGCGTCTACACCGACGCGTTCGTGAACAACAGCATCTACGAGGGCGCCGCCACCTCGTTCATCCTCATCGTCATGACCGTCGCCGCCACGGTGATCGTCAACCTGATCGGCCGGCGCTTCGCCCGGAGGGAGACCCGATGA
- a CDS encoding extracellular solute-binding protein, with protein MRKSTLRTIGAVVGVAAAAATVLTGCSSSGGGTSSSSGGTVTLSYVNWDGGMQAVVDEWNKANPDIQVKLTKPSGTGYTLYNKLITNNKAGTNPDVTEVEYQALPALIANKVVIPIDTYVGDLSGDFSKSTLAQVQFEGKTYGVPQNVCPMVFFYRKDIWDSLGLTAPTTWDEYAADAAKIQAADPSKFIGNFTAADPGWFAGLAQQAGADWWKASGDEWTVAINDAASKKVADYWSGLVNQGVVSPEPNWSAQWNTDMNNGTLVGWVSAQWAPNQLPSIAKDTAGKWVAAPLPAWTAGDDTVGIWGGETEAVTANSKHPAEAAKFVKWMNSSKEGVASLIKNVQVFPASLSNQSAPELKTPPPFMSNQPDYYSLMGTLAKGVRTFDIWGPNANVTFDSYSNAFGDALQNKTSLAAALETMQSSTVSDMKKIGFKVTG; from the coding sequence GTGAGGAAGTCAACGCTGAGGACCATCGGCGCGGTGGTCGGCGTGGCCGCCGCCGCGGCCACGGTCCTGACCGGCTGCTCGAGCTCCGGAGGAGGGACCTCGTCGTCCTCCGGCGGCACGGTCACCCTGTCCTACGTCAACTGGGACGGCGGCATGCAGGCCGTCGTCGACGAGTGGAACAAGGCCAACCCGGACATCCAGGTCAAGCTGACCAAGCCGTCCGGCACCGGGTACACCCTGTACAACAAGCTCATCACCAACAACAAGGCCGGCACGAACCCGGACGTCACCGAGGTGGAGTATCAGGCGCTCCCTGCCCTGATCGCCAACAAGGTCGTCATTCCGATCGACACGTACGTCGGGGATCTCTCCGGCGACTTCTCGAAGTCGACGCTGGCGCAGGTGCAGTTCGAGGGCAAGACGTACGGCGTGCCGCAGAACGTCTGCCCGATGGTGTTCTTCTACCGGAAGGACATCTGGGACTCGCTCGGCCTGACGGCGCCCACGACCTGGGACGAGTACGCGGCGGATGCGGCGAAGATCCAAGCCGCCGACCCGTCGAAGTTCATCGGCAACTTCACCGCCGCCGACCCCGGCTGGTTCGCCGGCCTCGCCCAGCAGGCGGGCGCCGACTGGTGGAAGGCCTCCGGTGACGAGTGGACGGTCGCGATCAACGACGCCGCCTCCAAGAAGGTGGCCGACTACTGGAGCGGGCTCGTCAACCAGGGCGTCGTCAGCCCGGAGCCGAACTGGTCCGCGCAGTGGAACACCGACATGAACAACGGCACCCTCGTCGGCTGGGTCAGCGCGCAGTGGGCGCCCAACCAGCTGCCGTCGATCGCCAAGGACACCGCGGGCAAGTGGGTCGCGGCTCCCCTGCCCGCCTGGACGGCCGGAGACGACACCGTCGGCATCTGGGGCGGCGAGACCGAGGCCGTGACGGCCAACTCGAAGCACCCCGCCGAGGCCGCGAAGTTCGTGAAGTGGATGAACTCCTCCAAGGAAGGCGTCGCGTCGCTGATCAAGAACGTCCAGGTCTTCCCGGCGAGTCTGTCGAACCAGTCGGCTCCCGAGCTGAAGACCCCGCCGCCGTTCATGTCGAACCAGCCGGACTACTACTCGCTGATGGGCACCCTCGCCAAGGGCGTCCGCACGTTCGACATCTGGGGACCGAACGCCAACGTGACGTTCGACTCCTACTCGAACGCCTTCGGGGACGCCCTGCAGAACAAGACGTCGCTCGCCGCGGCCCTCGAGACGATGCAGTCGAGCACGGTGTCCGACATGAAGAAGATCGGGTTCAAGGTCACGGGCTGA
- a CDS encoding aldehyde dehydrogenase family protein: MRELRDYDVQVFIDGRFERPEAGDGIPVLDKSAGVPFGTYGNASPAQVDRAVAAARRAQPGWAQVDANTRSAIIRRFAAELENRRDELLTLLIRETGGTLEKAEEELGQSITQLENSATQLTENAGSILPPYKSGKLSLSRAVPLGVIGLIVPWNYPMSLAMRALAPGLAYGNAVVLKPAELTPIAGGQILAEAALAAGVPAGVFAVVPGDGPTTGRTLSEHPDLDLIHFTGSFEVGHQIANFAARSFRPVATELGGDNAFVVLDDADIDQAASCAVWSSLWYQGQTCITAGRHIVHRDVAAAFTDAVVERVRALRVGDPLRDDVDLGPIISETQLRRFADGLVRPSIAAGATVAVGGDHDGLFYQPTVLTGVTPDMPVFTEEIFGPVMPITVVDSEAEALALVNRHRTLMNSVFTGDPMRGLAFAEQVKSNEVHVNDGYARHGGEGQLAGFTHRQWIGIQTTPVRYPAWAEG, translated from the coding sequence ATGCGCGAGCTCCGCGACTACGACGTCCAGGTGTTCATCGACGGCCGGTTCGAACGGCCGGAGGCCGGCGACGGCATCCCCGTGCTCGACAAATCGGCCGGCGTGCCGTTCGGCACGTACGGCAACGCCTCCCCCGCGCAGGTCGACCGGGCCGTCGCAGCGGCCCGGCGCGCCCAGCCCGGCTGGGCGCAGGTGGATGCCAACACGCGCTCCGCGATCATCCGCCGGTTCGCCGCCGAGCTGGAGAACCGGCGCGACGAGCTGCTCACCCTGCTCATCCGCGAGACCGGCGGCACCCTCGAGAAGGCGGAGGAGGAGCTCGGGCAGTCGATCACGCAGCTCGAGAACTCTGCGACACAGCTCACCGAGAACGCGGGGAGCATCCTGCCGCCCTACAAGTCGGGCAAGCTGTCGCTCTCGCGCGCCGTCCCCCTCGGCGTCATCGGACTGATCGTTCCCTGGAACTACCCCATGAGCCTCGCCATGCGCGCGCTCGCCCCGGGGCTGGCGTACGGCAACGCCGTCGTGCTGAAGCCCGCCGAGCTGACCCCGATCGCCGGGGGCCAGATCCTCGCGGAGGCCGCCCTGGCCGCCGGCGTCCCGGCCGGCGTCTTCGCGGTCGTCCCGGGTGACGGGCCGACCACGGGCCGCACGCTCAGCGAGCACCCGGACCTCGACCTCATCCACTTCACCGGCTCGTTCGAGGTCGGCCACCAGATCGCCAACTTCGCGGCGCGATCCTTCCGCCCGGTCGCCACCGAGCTGGGCGGGGACAACGCCTTCGTGGTGCTCGACGACGCCGACATCGACCAGGCGGCGAGCTGCGCCGTGTGGTCGTCGCTCTGGTACCAGGGCCAGACCTGCATCACCGCCGGGCGTCACATCGTGCACCGGGATGTCGCCGCCGCGTTCACCGACGCCGTCGTCGAGCGCGTGCGCGCGCTCCGGGTCGGCGACCCGCTGCGCGACGACGTCGACCTCGGGCCGATCATCAGCGAGACCCAGCTGCGCCGGTTCGCGGACGGCCTGGTCCGTCCCTCCATCGCGGCCGGCGCCACGGTGGCAGTCGGCGGCGATCACGACGGCCTCTTCTACCAGCCCACCGTCCTCACCGGCGTCACCCCCGACATGCCGGTGTTCACGGAGGAGATCTTCGGCCCGGTGATGCCGATCACCGTCGTCGACAGTGAGGCGGAGGCACTCGCCCTCGTCAACAGGCACCGCACGCTCATGAACTCCGTCTTCACCGGCGACCCGATGCGCGGACTCGCGTTCGCGGAACAGGTGAAGAGCAACGAGGTCCATGTCAACGACGGGTACGCCCGCCACGGCGGCGAGGGACAGCTCGCCGGCTTCACCCATCGGCAGTGGATCGGCATCCAGACCACCCCCGTGCGCTACCCCGCATGGGCCGAGGGCTGA